The proteins below come from a single Leptotrichia sp. oral taxon 223 genomic window:
- a CDS encoding YwqG family protein, whose amino-acid sequence MEDKELKKLAKEIFEKIKKKYYETAKEMIVANASVNVSKKIKITDSKIEGIPYIPKGRKIPTNSKGQQFMFLAQINCENLKGLEDFPQEGILQFWVLGDDLMGLDFDDYTNRNGFDVIYYEKIEDYCSEDEFKKMYNPYKYDPAWDFLIAHHPCKMEFSLGKQKENLDYDFLDVLFEKVWEEENFKFDEKDKLSEKVEEIYGYEFYEENIGTKCNGFPFFTQSEPRKGEEMNEYNTLLFQVNSGKEIMIGDCGVMNFFINREKLKNRDFSDVFYNWDCY is encoded by the coding sequence ATGGAAGATAAAGAATTAAAGAAGTTGGCAAAAGAGATTTTTGAAAAAATTAAAAAAAAGTATTATGAAACAGCAAAAGAAATGATTGTTGCAAATGCTTCAGTCAATGTTTCAAAAAAAATAAAAATAACGGATAGCAAAATTGAAGGGATTCCGTATATTCCAAAAGGGAGAAAAATTCCAACAAATTCAAAAGGACAACAATTTATGTTCCTTGCACAGATAAATTGTGAGAATTTGAAGGGGCTTGAAGATTTCCCGCAGGAAGGAATTTTGCAGTTTTGGGTTTTAGGAGATGACTTGATGGGATTGGATTTTGATGACTATACAAATCGGAATGGTTTTGATGTAATTTATTATGAGAAAATTGAAGATTACTGTTCGGAAGATGAGTTTAAGAAAATGTATAATCCTTATAAATATGATCCGGCATGGGACTTTTTGATAGCACATCATCCTTGCAAAATGGAATTTTCTTTGGGGAAACAAAAAGAGAATTTAGATTATGACTTTTTAGATGTTTTATTTGAAAAAGTATGGGAAGAAGAAAATTTTAAATTTGATGAAAAAGATAAATTATCTGAAAAAGTTGAAGAAATTTATGGATATGAATTTTATGAAGAAAATATTGGAACAAAATGTAATGGATTTCCATTTTTCACTCAATCTGAGCCAAGAAAAGGTGAGGAAATGAATGAATATAACACATTGTTATTTCAAGTCAATAGTGGAAAAGAAATAATGATTGGAGATTGTGGAGTGATGAATTTCTTTATAAATCGTGAAAAGTTGAAAAATAGGGACTTTTCAGATGTTTTTTATAATTGGGATTGTTATTGA
- a CDS encoding metallophosphoesterase encodes MKTKSWIIKFLLVFVVLIVIFLIDAHYEYRHIKIKTIEIKSKDIPKEFDGKRVLFVADFQYDTMTRFNRVQEKKAIELINAQKKDMILLGGDYATWEKNIPKFYEDAKDIKIPELGVYAIYGNHEYPGEKETAENMKKLGFNLLVNENRKITINNENIYISGVTDLWHGKPDAKKALEGTKKEDFVLFLTHNPEYFEQMSEDEKEKTDMILAGHSHAGQVTFFGKIIMSAVKDKKKYGYGMKEYGGHKIYITSGLGGAFLEMFIRFFAQPEIVIFELKRIN; translated from the coding sequence ATGAAGACAAAAAGTTGGATTATTAAATTTCTGTTGGTTTTTGTAGTATTAATTGTGATATTTTTAATTGATGCTCATTATGAGTATAGGCATATTAAAATTAAGACGATTGAGATAAAATCGAAAGATATTCCAAAAGAATTTGATGGGAAAAGAGTGCTGTTTGTAGCGGATTTTCAATATGATACGATGACACGGTTTAATCGAGTTCAAGAAAAAAAGGCGATTGAGCTGATTAATGCACAGAAAAAGGATATGATACTGCTGGGGGGAGATTATGCGACTTGGGAGAAAAATATTCCTAAGTTTTATGAGGATGCGAAGGATATAAAGATTCCAGAACTTGGAGTGTATGCGATTTATGGGAATCATGAGTATCCAGGAGAAAAAGAAACGGCTGAAAATATGAAAAAACTTGGATTTAATCTGCTCGTAAATGAAAATAGGAAAATAACAATTAACAATGAAAATATATATATTTCAGGAGTAACAGACTTGTGGCACGGAAAGCCTGATGCGAAAAAGGCTCTTGAAGGTACAAAAAAAGAAGATTTTGTATTGTTTTTGACTCACAATCCTGAATATTTTGAACAGATGTCAGAAGATGAAAAGGAAAAAACTGATATGATTTTAGCGGGACACAGTCATGCTGGACAAGTTACTTTTTTTGGAAAAATCATTATGTCGGCAGTGAAAGATAAAAAGAAATATGGCTATGGAATGAAAGAGTACGGAGGACATAAAATTTATATTACCTCAGGGCTAGGAGGAGCCTTTCTTGAAATGTTTATTAGGTTTTTTGCACAGCCTGAGATTGTGATTTTTGAGTTGAAGAGAATTAATTAA
- a CDS encoding NAD(P)H-dependent oxidoreductase — protein sequence MKTIVFAHPWNGSFNKAILDKVVEKLDETKEKYTIIDLNKDRFNPVMTEKDLELYSQGKSADPLVLKYQEILKNTDELILIFPIWWMSMPAILKGFFDKVMTKGFAYESTQTGIKGILTNIKTAKMITTATAPKFLLNITGFGITMKKANFVGIGIKKTKWIHYSFRTKGKDDDRKKFLEKVKEFVSN from the coding sequence ATGAAAACAATAGTTTTTGCACATCCATGGAATGGAAGTTTTAACAAGGCAATTTTAGATAAAGTAGTGGAAAAACTTGATGAAACAAAAGAAAAATATACAATTATAGATTTGAATAAGGATAGATTTAATCCTGTGATGACTGAAAAAGATTTGGAATTGTATTCGCAAGGAAAAAGTGCTGATCCTTTGGTTTTGAAATATCAGGAAATTTTGAAAAATACAGATGAGTTAATATTAATTTTTCCAATTTGGTGGATGTCAATGCCTGCAATATTAAAAGGATTTTTTGACAAAGTTATGACTAAAGGATTTGCTTATGAAAGTACACAAACTGGAATAAAGGGTATTTTAACTAACATAAAAACAGCAAAAATGATTACAACTGCTACAGCACCAAAATTTTTGCTGAATATTACAGGATTTGGAATTACCATGAAAAAGGCTAATTTTGTTGGAATTGGAATAAAGAAAACGAAATGGATTCATTATAGTTTTAGAACAAAAGGGAAAGATGACGATAGGAAGAAATTTCTTGAGAAAGTTAAGGAATTTGTGAGTAATTAG
- a CDS encoding YhcG family protein — MEISNNYINEIKKILKNARQKAYTAVNSAMVEAYWEIGRRIVEEEQRGKERAEYGKEIVKNLSKELTEEFGKGFSRRTLWEMRKLYVYFSDYEKVRTLFAQLTWSHFQKVLRVSDEKARIFYLTEAAENMWSVRTLDRNISTLYYNRIVASIDKKTVENEMKEKVKSLQTEEFIKNPVVLEFLDLPANMSYTESQLEKALTDDIQKFMMELGKGFAFVERQQHIRTENSDFYIDLVFYNYILKCFVIVELKTGKLTHQDIGQLDMYVRMYDDLKKQENDNSTIGLLLCTDTDSTVIKYSVLNDNKNLFASKYVNYLPSEEELINEIERQKILFEINNEVDM; from the coding sequence ATGGAAATATCAAATAATTACATTAATGAAATAAAGAAAATACTTAAAAATGCTAGACAAAAAGCATATACCGCTGTAAATTCGGCGATGGTGGAAGCATATTGGGAAATTGGTAGAAGGATTGTAGAAGAAGAACAACGAGGAAAAGAAAGAGCTGAATACGGTAAAGAAATTGTTAAAAATTTATCAAAAGAGTTGACAGAAGAATTTGGAAAAGGATTTAGTAGAAGAACGTTATGGGAAATGCGGAAATTGTATGTATATTTCTCAGATTATGAAAAAGTGCGAACACTGTTCGCACAATTGACATGGTCTCATTTTCAGAAAGTTTTAAGAGTTTCTGATGAGAAAGCTAGAATATTTTATTTGACGGAAGCAGCAGAAAATATGTGGTCTGTAAGAACTTTGGATAGAAATATATCAACACTTTACTATAATCGTATTGTTGCAAGTATCGATAAAAAGACGGTTGAAAATGAAATGAAAGAAAAAGTAAAAAGTTTGCAAACTGAAGAATTTATAAAAAATCCAGTAGTTTTGGAGTTTTTAGATTTGCCGGCAAATATGTCTTATACTGAAAGTCAATTGGAAAAAGCATTAACAGACGATATTCAAAAATTTATGATGGAACTTGGAAAAGGATTTGCGTTTGTGGAAAGACAGCAGCATATTCGTACAGAAAATTCAGATTTTTATATAGATTTGGTATTTTATAACTATATTTTGAAATGTTTTGTTATAGTAGAGTTAAAAACAGGAAAATTAACACATCAGGATATAGGACAGCTTGATATGTATGTCAGAATGTACGATGATTTGAAAAAACAGGAAAATGATAATTCGACAATAGGGCTTCTTCTTTGTACAGATACAGATAGTACTGTTATAAAATATTCAGTCTTGAATGATAATAAAAATCTTTTTGCAAGTAAATATGTAAATTATCTTCCTAGTGAAGAAGAATTGATAAATGAAATTGAAAGACAAAAAATATTGTTTGAAATAAATAATGAAGTGGATATGTAG
- a CDS encoding 2-isopropylmalate synthase, translating into MKHIKIFDTTLRDGEQTPRVNLNAQEKLRIAKQLESLGVDVIEAGFAVASPGDFEAVKMIAENVEKSTVTSLSRAVKKDIEVAAEALKSAKKPRIHTFIATSPIHREYKLKMTKEQILDRVKEMVAYAKSLIDDIEFSAEDATRTEKEFLVEVYEAAIKAGATTLNVPDTVGYRTSNEMFELITYLRKNVKGIENVDISVHCHDDLGLSVANSVAAIQAGATQIECTINGLGERAGNTSLEEIAMILKTRKDLFEEYYTNIDSKQIYPTSKLVSLLTGVATQPNKAIVGANAFAHESGIHQHGVLANPETYEIMSPESVGRNTDSLVLGKLSGKHAFIQKLQSLGFDHIDEKRVEELFAQFKKLADKKKYVLDEDIIALVAGDAAKIEGRIKLTHFEISRQEGKKPKATVTIDLDGEKLVKEALGDGPVDAAYNAVNLAVSDTFVLEEYKLEAITGDTDAQAQVVVIIEKNGNRFIGRGQSTDVVEASIKAYINGINRLYNK; encoded by the coding sequence GCATCACCAGGGGATTTTGAGGCAGTTAAGATGATTGCAGAAAATGTGGAAAAGTCTACAGTTACGAGTTTGTCCCGGGCTGTAAAAAAAGATATTGAAGTAGCGGCAGAAGCATTGAAAAGTGCCAAAAAACCTAGAATACATACGTTTATTGCAACTTCTCCGATTCATAGGGAATACAAGCTGAAAATGACGAAAGAGCAGATTTTGGATAGAGTAAAGGAAATGGTTGCTTATGCGAAATCGCTTATTGACGATATTGAGTTTTCGGCGGAAGATGCGACTAGAACTGAAAAGGAATTTTTAGTGGAAGTGTATGAAGCAGCGATAAAGGCTGGGGCGACTACACTTAATGTACCTGATACTGTGGGTTATAGAACTTCAAATGAAATGTTTGAACTTATAACTTATTTGAGAAAAAATGTTAAAGGAATTGAAAATGTGGATATTTCGGTGCATTGCCATGATGATCTGGGACTTTCGGTTGCAAATTCGGTTGCGGCGATTCAAGCTGGAGCAACTCAGATTGAATGTACAATTAATGGACTTGGGGAAAGAGCTGGAAATACTTCACTTGAAGAAATTGCGATGATTTTGAAAACGAGAAAAGATTTATTTGAAGAATATTACACAAACATTGACTCAAAACAAATTTATCCAACAAGTAAATTAGTAAGCCTTTTGACAGGAGTTGCAACACAGCCAAATAAAGCAATCGTTGGAGCGAATGCCTTTGCACACGAATCAGGAATCCATCAGCACGGAGTTTTAGCAAATCCTGAAACTTACGAAATTATGAGTCCAGAATCTGTAGGAAGAAATACAGATAGCTTGGTACTTGGAAAATTGTCTGGAAAACATGCTTTTATTCAAAAATTACAATCGCTTGGATTTGACCATATTGATGAAAAAAGAGTGGAAGAATTATTTGCACAATTTAAAAAATTGGCAGACAAGAAAAAATATGTTTTAGATGAAGATATTATCGCATTAGTCGCTGGAGATGCGGCAAAAATCGAAGGAAGAATAAAACTTACTCACTTTGAAATTTCAAGACAGGAAGGGAAAAAACCAAAAGCTACAGTTACAATCGACTTGGATGGAGAAAAATTGGTTAAAGAAGCTCTTGGAGATGGGCCTGTTGATGCAGCTTACAATGCAGTAAACTTAGCAGTGAGCGACACTTTTGTCTTAGAAGAATATAAATTGGAAGCAATTACAGGAGATACGGATGCACAGGCACAGGTTGTTGTTATAATTGAGAAAAATGGAAACAGATTTATTGGTAGAGGACAAAGTACGGATGTAGTTGAGGCTAGTATTAAGGCTTATATTAATGGGATAAATAGACTTTATAATAAGTAA